A stretch of DNA from Pangasianodon hypophthalmus isolate fPanHyp1 chromosome 2, fPanHyp1.pri, whole genome shotgun sequence:
CTCAGAAAGGCATTATAGGTAATTATGCACCACATTTCTAAAGGTACTTCAATAACACACTACTGAAGtgtgtttttccatttatttttataaaatttgcCCTATATTGTGAATCGATTgtaaaaagtgttgttttttttatttatttgtatctgtGATTTTCAGAAACGCCTCTAACCACTCTATATCCATGGCTGTTTTCCTTGTATGGTACTTGAACATCTGATTGATCATGAAGAATGCAAGCATAGAAGGCTGGCAGAATTTTAAACAAGTCAGCAGTAATTTACTCCATTTCTAGGACATCTTGCCAAAAttacaaatacatacaaattataaatcaaaaatgcaaaaataaattaacagctTTTAAACTGCAAATCTATGTACGTACTATTTGTTTTGTCTATTACTTTTGTATTTTACTACTATCAGTAAACTTACTCTAATACTATTGTAtatctgaatgtatttatttctatattctTAAATACACTTTCAATAGGATCACACCAAAGAGAAAAACACTGTTTGGTTGTCATCTAGGTTGATAATCAGTACATGTAGAAGTACTGCTTGTGCTATGCTGTACAACAGACAACCTCTCAGCCAAGTGAGTGAGTTAAATGTCAACCCAAAAACCACACATCTGTAATGCACAgaaatttaaatctgtttaaaaaaaaggctgtttttGTAGATAAGAGCTCACATTCCTGTAACCTATGTAACGCactttattgtaaattattagCATTTCTTCcagactgcatttttttctacatatgtacagtatacaaaTCACTTGGACAtgctctcacatacacactgctgggtaaagcatcacacacatgcactccaACTGAGGAAGAACTTCAAAGTTCCTCAAGTTATATtgtacaacaaaaataaatgtgtaactATACTGACACTATCTGTGCCAGGTACACTGTTTATTTGAGTCACAATTTAGACACAACTCCACtctcatttctttgcttttaagcctgtgtgtgtctttctgtcacTCCACCTCGGCTACATGAGCCACCTCCACCTCCATAGTCTGGATGATATCTGAGGCCTCTTCTTCCTCCGCTTTTGCGCCAGCCTGCTGTGCCAGGACGTAGTTCACCACTTGCATGATGCTCTGGTCCGACAGCGTGGTGACACTGCCCTCATTCATGGCCTGCATGGCCTCCACCGTCTCTTCTGTGATGAGCACAGTTTCAATCTCCTCGGTGGTAGAGGGTGCCTCCGCTGGGCACAGCTCAGGGGGCAGCTCGGGGCTCAGGATGCTGACAGCGTGCTCCACCTGGGTGCCTTGATTATGAAACTGTAGCGTGTCCTTCTCTAACATGATCTTACCTGGCAACTGATCGCCATGGTATTTGGAGATGTGCTTTCTCAATGTGCGGGCGTCAATGTGGGCCTCCTGGCACAGTGGACACACATAGGGgcgctcacctgtgtgtgtgcgcacatggcGCTTTAATGAGCGGGCATCAGCCCATGCCACACCGCAGGTCAGACACTCAAACGGTTTTACACCTATGGGGAGAGAGGACAGGATTGAACAAGGGAGAATTACACCATTTGTTACACcacacaatgttttaaaaaccaAGGCCTCAATGAAAGAATTGTGAAAAATCATTGTGAATCAGCTGTGAACTTCAAACAGAAGTTTATTACACATCTATTTCTGTAGTTCCTAGTACAAAATTCAACAAGTCCTACGTGTGTTCAAGATGATGGATCCATTTCAGTCTACATATTCGATATACTCAATGAGGAGGAAAGCTAATTTAATGCAGCATTCTCAAAAATAATCGTGAAATATCTGTACAGAAATCCTCTCTGAAGAAAATGTAATTAGtaacataaatgtttaaaaggttatttaaaaagttatttaaaagcTATTTAAAGAGTTCCTTTGTGTGACAAGActgatgtgccatctagtggaaaAACTTTGAAGTGGACCTTTCCCAAATGTGTTTTCTCAAAGAGAACAAATTTGATCTACACATTATaaacctttttattattaaatcctTTGAGGAGACTTTGAGTGTGTGCAAGACTAGTCAAAGTGCAAAAATGATCACTGTTTCTCCTGCAATTTATGCATGCTGAACACATGACAAACAAGTGCTATTGCATCATAAATGATCAAAGACTACTGTATTACAATATGCATGTGCAAGCCATGAAACACCAGGAAAAGAGCAGATGTAGGGTTGGAGCATTTCTATTATGCATATTCCTAAAATCTAGACTTCTTTATTGCGGTGAATGTGCAGATCCTTCTGTACACTTTCCAGTTGTCTTTTCGCAGAAGAGGTGCATCGAGCAAACTACTGTTTTGTGTACGTGTCTGCGTGAGTTCACCTTGATGGTTGTTCATGTGGCGGCGGTACTCTCGGAGCTGAGTGAACTTCCTGCCGCAGTGTTCACACTCCCTTTCCAGGTTCTGCTTCACTCTGCCCTTCTTTCCATGGGTGGCCTTCTTCACATGCCTCCTGAACAGAGCCTTCTCAAAGAACTCCTTCCCACACACGTTACACCTaatcaagaacacaaaggctgATTGAGACCCAGTATAGGAATCCAGATACTAAAGAGCTTAGATTAAGAGTTAGATTAAACTAAGTCTGTGGTACTTTTCCCTCCTACATACCCactttttcaaattttaaatCTCAAATTTCTTTCACATGTTAAAACCTGGCTGAGCTTATACATGTTCAGTATAGTAAGAGTAACAGGGTGCATACTTCATCTCCCTAACACACTCCAGAGGTGAGATGTGTCAAATATATGTTGGTGAATGTGCTTATGCATGTACAGTGGGgtctaaaagtctgagagcactagtgaaaatgcctttattgtgcattttctaatttaatacaacaattttcattacaaattatactACTGACAACACCTTGAGTGAAAAGTAcaatcttttaaatatttccatgaatttcagagttacTTAATATTTGGTACGTCgcctttttttgctttaatgacagtgtgcactcaagctgCCATGGACGCCACacatttgtgcaaaaccttatgagtCATTTTAGAACAAATCCAACAgggtgtcgtctgaacacatgcttcaatagaagaaatcaggcatgaggaaaatctgatgttttgtacaaagcagttaacacgTTCAATATcataaatttgcttacatttaaatagggacctagaaatagtgcagaatcttgaatattaaatattcaagatattgaatatttgtttgttttaaatatttcaaaatactaaaaccttctgtttatttccaattttaaataataaaaaaaaaaatcccagattttccaTGTGGTTCCAGATTTTTGGACTccactgtatgtgtatgcatgacATGGCAGAATATATGAAGCTGCGTTCACATTAGAAGCTAGAGCTAGTTTGCTATACTGTTGTGGCTTTTATGTGCACAATTTTTGATATTACAATAAATAGTTGTactgaaaatattataaaatataatgtctAACTATCagtgtgtaacttttttttttttttttaaacattttaatattgtgtatCATATGCCTTCAGACTTTGGGCTACTGAGTGGAAACAGGCTCAATattttgttgtgtatttttattctgtgactgtgttttgtgttatgATTGCTGTGAACAgtctattttaatttaatcatatcGGATAAATTCCATTCACGCAGAATTAAGCCCTATTGTTAGGAACCCAAGAACTTTAGGCATGTTTCCACTGAAGCTGTCTCAGGTTTATCTAACAAATGATTACTAAAGCTTGTTTTATATCAGAGGACGCAGGGCACGACAACAAAGTGTCCCATTTTTGTGATTATATtctttttatacaaataatgaGCTAAAAGCATCAAAGGAATGCATTATGTGCAGGCCTCTAGTGGTGTTTCATACAAATAGCTTATTTATTAAGCTACATTAATGCTAACAAAGCAATGAACACTTTGTTGTGCAGtttgtgtcattttgtgtcGTTATCTTTAAATAATGGTCCCAATCCCTACAACGTAGTGAAAATGAAATCTAAGCAATCATTCAGGAGCCGTGTGCCTCAAGAACGTAATTGGCCTTGCTTTATgggtgagtgtgttcagctgtccTGTAATGTTGTGCGATTGCCAGGTAAAAAAATgcagtggctggcttcatgtgtctcagaggaggCATGTTAGCATGATTTCTACTCTTACCTGTAAGGTTCTGCAACGGTATGCGATTTAACGTGAGAATACCAGTCCTTCTTCCAGCTGTAGCTTTTCCCACACACCTGGCACTGGAAGGGTTTCACGCCCAAGTGCTTATTCATGTGCTGCTGCAGGTCCTTCGCCTCGTAGAAGCTTTTATCACAGCTGTAGAGAGGGGACAAAACACAGGCAgcacacaaatgtgtgtgtttgtcaaaatgcttatgtaacatttatCTGTAAATGTGTGCATAAAGAAGCATTTCTGTGAATAGGTGTGTAATAGAAACTCACTGGGAACAGTGGAAAGAACGGGTCTCTGGTTTGGGTTGATGTTTTTTCATGTGTTTGCTCAGGCCCGATGCCCGGTGAAATGACGCGCCGCATGTCtggcaaaaatattttgattcacctatttttcaacaaaaaaaaaaaaaaaaaaaagaaagaaagaaataacttATGAGGTTACGGAAATTGTTTAGCAACCAGTTTAACATGTTATATGACTGACACACTTATAAACAAACGTTAAGTGATTTTCATACACAGTCAAATCACCGTACTCCGAATATGATTTTATAAGAAAGTCACaccaaaaatcacaaaaactacagtgaaaaaagtaataaataataataccttAGGTACAAGCTTAATTATGGGTCTAATGTGCTTGTACCTTCACCCTTAGCAATTCAAAAAGCTATATTAAAAACGCAGTTCTCAGcataattgtattttttactATTCAGCTTtgagaatgtgtgtttgtgtactagGCTTGCCTGTATGAACGCTGATGTGCTCATTCAGGCTCCTCTTGCTGACGAAGGACTTGTCACACATGGTGCAGTAGAAGCGCTTGGCTGCGTCATGCAGAGCTCGGTGCATCTTCAGGTTGTGCTTGGTGGCGAAGCTCTTCCCACAGACCCTGCACGAGTGTGGCCGCACACCTGTATGGTTCAGCATGTGGATCCGCAAAGAGTACAGCTTGGGCAGTGTCTTACCACAAATGTCACACACAAACTCGCGCTTGGTGCGACTTTTGGCCTGACCCTCTAACCCATCCGAAACCTCATCAGCTGCTCCTCGGGCCAAAGATGATCTCTGGGACTTCTGATGCTTATGACGAGCCAAGTGGGCACGGAGGGAGACGGCATACTGAAACTCTTTATTACACAGCTGGAAAAAGATCAACGTTCATTAATATCACTGGATTTACACACATTATGTATTGCATTATTAAGTCGGTATATGAGGGTTATGGAACAGCAGTTACTTCCCAATTCAATATTCATTTGCCAATTCaataaatattgtgattttttttttaatgtaataagaCTGACGTaatatttctgacatttttactCATACCTCAACTCTGAATCATGTAGCAGAACCCTGTATTTTCTACTGCCCTGTACAGATGCAAGTCCTTGCCAATAAAATATGCAATCAATGATGTGCTTGAATTTCCCTGTTAATAAGCTCTGCAGCAGTTTAACTCTGGGTGGACCTGAGTGAGAAGTGGATTCTCTCCACGTTCATATGAAAATCTCTGTTGGTTTtgtaaaaaatccaaaataaatccAAGCTTTTAATATGAACTCAGTAGGCACTCGATGAACATGTGGATGTGTTTATtcagtcattttgtttttgttaatcagCAACAATGTGCTTTTAGGCTGAGCACTGAAGGGAGATGGTATCAGCCTAGTGGTAGCCTAATTAAACACCCACAGAAAACCTCCTTTTATATCACCACTtcatttaagggaaaaaaaaaaaatcttccgtTTGTGTGGCAATCCAACACTCACCGTGTTCAAAAACCAATGTGTGTACCACAATCAACTTCCCCCCACCTGTGTATACTGACTTCCATACAACTTCCCCCATACATGTACATAAGACACACTACGCAAGAAAATGACTAACAGTTGTGTACAGACTCAACCAGGCACACAGTAAGCTGTCATAACAGAGTATATACGTACAGTGCACTTGAAACTGCGTGACTTCTCATGTTTCAGCATGTGCATGATGAGAGTATAGCGTCTCTGAAACACCATGCCGCACTCGCTGCACGTGTGTTCTCCATCCACTGctccctctgttttttctcGTGCGGCCCCTTCTTCTACAGGCATCACCTCGGCTCCAGCTGCCTCTGCTCCCTCAGGCAGTGACTTTGTACCATCAGAGGCAGACTGAGGCTCGGTTTCAGAAGAGTCAGGTGATGATCTCTTTAGTGACTGGGACACACGGCCTCGCTTCACCAGTCTCTGAGGTGTctgagaacaaaataaaatcctaATTTTAGCACCTAGTTTTGCATGTTTAAGTATAAATAGGTGTAGAGAGTGTACATACAGTGGCCTTGAGAATTACTGGAACCTTTcatgaaaaaattaaagaataaaatatggcATGCAAGTGGTATTTTGAACCCAAACacgtatagttttattttatcatgttaaaattttaaagagGGAAGgaccatgtattttttttttttagaaatatttgcccctcattttcatgaagggtgctaATTGTTCTGGAGGGCACTGACTGTATGTAACTTTGATATTAGTCTAAAAAGTTTCTGTACTGTGGAAAAGTAACAGTCACAAACAGGTGACCATTCAGTCTATTAATATAGTACATTCTAATTTACAATACATTACTTGCTCACATCCAAAAGAACAACCATTTATACTTAGGTATTTCATGTAAGCTGTATCATTTTcagtttcatatttatatactgCCATAGATTTAGCCTGCACTCATACCTTCACAGTATTTGACATCTCCTCCTCTGTCTCAAGTCCCATATGCAGACGAACGTATCCTCCTTCCCTCATTGACCTCTTCCTCAGGAACCTCTTATTAGGGTCAACACTCTCTTGTTCCTCTTTCTTCTCGTCCTCTCCTCCCGTTGCAACACTCTCTGCAACCTCGGTCACTACTGGTTCCTGTTCTGGTGGGGGCTGCTTCACCTTTGGGGGTCTCCCTGGCCTCCTTTTCTGAGGTGCAGAGGCTGGCGGTTGTTGTGCACTCACTACATTCTGGGGTAGAGGCTCTAAAGCCTGGACCAGTGGCTCCTCCCGAAGAGCCGGTGCTGATGCAGTTAGATGAACCTTCTCGGTAGGAGCCATCTTGCCTGGTTCTACGCTAATAATGTAGGCACCAGGCTCCATGCTCCCTGCTACCGGTGTTTCCACTACCTGAGGTTCATCCACTGTCCAGCACGCCTGAACCACAGCCAGGGATTCACTTGAGCCCGCTTGCCCAGAGTGAGTGACCACAGTCATGGTTTCACCTGCTTCTGACTGGCCAGTATGGGCCACAATAGAGAGAGATTCGGGCAAGCCAGCCTGGCCACTGTGTGTGACCACAGTCATAGTCTCTCCATCCACTGTCGCCCCAGCAAGCAAAGCCAGAGATTCGGCTGTTCCTTCTTCACCCGTGATAACGGTGATGGAGTGTTCAGCTTCAGTCTGTGCAGAGCGAGCCACCACTGCCTGGCCATCACTCTCCATGGCCACCATGTAAGCTCCAGAGTCAGAAGGAGCCACTGGCTGAGCAGGCAGAGTTTCCCTGGCTATCACTGTGTGCACGTCTCCTTGCTGATAGACCATTAGCTTCTGCTCCTCCACTTTTTTGTGCACCGACTCGCAAATCTGAAGCACTTCAGGCATGTGCAGGTGCCGTGCAAGCATGGCCACCTCTGCCATAACGCAGAAGTTAAATGTCAGCTCTGAGGTGTAGGCAAACTCCAACAAAGGCAGGAAGCTTGCCTTGCTAAAGCCTGGCaggaaaagacacaaaaaaacaatacaagtCATATTCTTGCACCACCCTAATTGTCTTCTATTTGATACATTACTCTCTCAAGTAACAGAAGTGGTTATGTCAGATGCAATTACCTGAGAGGTCCACAACGGCTTCATGGCTGGCCACAGCACCCTTCTCAACAAAGAGCTCATAGAAGTAATCACTACAAGAAGCCAAGACGGCTTTGTGTGCCCGATACTCTTCAGCCTCAATGAGCAAGGTAATGTCACAGAACTGGTTATTTAACCGCTGCTGATTCAGCTTATCCAACATGGTCTGGCCATGTTTGGGCAGGAACTGCTTTACAACACCCTTACTGTCCACCTAAAGggcaaatgcacaaaaaaacaatgtctTAACTATTgtacatgtctgtctgtctctctgcatggGAGGAAAAGTTCAgcaaatttcattttttcatattacatttagcccattttattctttatgtcCCCCAGATCTCAACTCAACACAAACGATGTACTTACAAAAACCAGTTCATGTTTGTCAACACTGGAGCCCTTTGGCTTCGTCTGAAAGGCGGCATGCAGTTCCTCAAGatcatcttcctcttcttcttcttcatcgtCCTCCTTTCGTCTACCTGGACCACGGGAAGCTGATCCATCCTCAGCACTGCCTTTCCCACGCTCCGACTTCTGCTGGCACCCACAGTCCCTGATGTAATCCTTTACCTGCTTTAGGATTCCTAGAACATCAAGATCACCACAGATGCAAAACTTCAGTATCTTATCAACTCACAGAACTGCACAGAAGAAACCATATGGGGCTGGAAGATCTGGTCCATCTTCACAGGTTTCAGTGTAAGAAATGTATAATGACGACAATCCCTATAATGTTTTGCCaataccctgctgaaaaaaaatcctgctcaGTCTGATCAGCTACTTGCTGCCAAAACATGGGCCAAGCTGGcagaccatcatcatcatcatcatcaggtttGAGATTCTCTAACTGCCTTACTGTTGTGGTGTTGCTTAAAAATGGCTTGTCTATGATGGAGCAACAGTAAAGATAATTCAGAAACTCTTTCCTTTCTACCAGCACTTATCAGCTGGTAAAGATGTCCaccagtttgaccagctcaGTCTGAGTACTACCAGACTGGTCAGACTATTCTGGTATTTTCAACAGTGTACAGACCAATTCATATTTAATGATAATGTGATAAGcataattaaaggaaaagaTCAGAAAAGGGAAAGGGAAATTGTTGCTCCCTTAGTTTTATGCTGAAACTAAATACTGAAACACCACAGCCAATAAGTAATGACATCGTCTGAATAATACAATTCCCCATAACACAATAAaccattatttaaatatatagtcCAATTGTTATTTCAGCTTCCTGGTTGCCGGTCAGAAAGCACTGCATGGGGAAGTCTATACGAATGTGTGATGACTTGGCCATGCGGTTTGCCACGATGCAAATTAGCCTCATGTTTCTATTACTAATTACTaacatataatacataatttGCTAAATCTGCTTAACACAAAGCGTACATAATGTAACATTTGTGAATCAATGCGTTTTGATATGTTGCTTGCTGTCAAAtaatgattagctgattagctcGGCGGCTAATTTAGCTTTAGCACCCATCAGCAGCTCTGCCTGGCTGGATAAATC
This window harbors:
- the zbtb11 gene encoding zinc finger and BTB domain-containing protein 11, which encodes MSSEESYLAIQRYLTDEREPYAPGTHGNVKRKIRKAAACYVVRDGVLFYQRRHRGQEGFTELEVVLQAERRKELIDEAHISRGEHLNQQLTWESLSQKYWWRGILKQVKDYIRDCGCQQKSERGKGSAEDGSASRGPGRRKEDDEEEEEEDDLEELHAAFQTKPKGSSVDKHELVFVDSKGVVKQFLPKHGQTMLDKLNQQRLNNQFCDITLLIEAEEYRAHKAVLASCSDYFYELFVEKGAVASHEAVVDLSGFSKASFLPLLEFAYTSELTFNFCVMAEVAMLARHLHMPEVLQICESVHKKVEEQKLMVYQQGDVHTVIARETLPAQPVAPSDSGAYMVAMESDGQAVVARSAQTEAEHSITVITGEEGTAESLALLAGATVDGETMTVVTHSGQAGLPESLSIVAHTGQSEAGETMTVVTHSGQAGSSESLAVVQACWTVDEPQVVETPVAGSMEPGAYIISVEPGKMAPTEKVHLTASAPALREEPLVQALEPLPQNVVSAQQPPASAPQKRRPGRPPKVKQPPPEQEPVVTEVAESVATGGEDEKKEEQESVDPNKRFLRKRSMREGGYVRLHMGLETEEEMSNTVKTPQRLVKRGRVSQSLKRSSPDSSETEPQSASDGTKSLPEGAEAAGAEVMPVEEGAAREKTEGAVDGEHTCSECGMVFQRRYTLIMHMLKHEKSRSFKCTLCNKEFQYAVSLRAHLARHKHQKSQRSSLARGAADEVSDGLEGQAKSRTKREFVCDICGKTLPKLYSLRIHMLNHTGVRPHSCRVCGKSFATKHNLKMHRALHDAAKRFYCTMCDKSFVSKRSLNEHISVHTGESKYFCQTCGASFHRASGLSKHMKKHQPKPETRSFHCSHCDKSFYEAKDLQQHMNKHLGVKPFQCQVCGKSYSWKKDWYSHVKSHTVAEPYRCNVCGKEFFEKALFRRHVKKATHGKKGRVKQNLERECEHCGRKFTQLREYRRHMNNHQGVKPFECLTCGVAWADARSLKRHVRTHTGERPYVCPLCQEAHIDARTLRKHISKYHGDQLPGKIMLEKDTLQFHNQGTQVEHAVSILSPELPPELCPAEAPSTTEEIETVLITEETVEAMQAMNEGSVTTLSDQSIMQVVNYVLAQQAGAKAEEEEASDIIQTMEVEVAHVAEVE